In the Artemia franciscana chromosome 1, ASM3288406v1, whole genome shotgun sequence genome, one interval contains:
- the LOC136026865 gene encoding serine/threonine-protein kinase pim-2-like gives MSLHQQKIVNPWDLEYALENRNVMDKIAVTPDNTSSKVNNSDFFAVIACIFVCVSLLYRIIRISLDSAQQTRKIFKDIEPTVPRYEAQVITDQPKTGLLKVEHPAYLRALVHDKEKEQCFQQNAPEFYILQTDAEKFHKQYSLTSTELGQGASGKVFLATRNHDLKKVAVKRINLKPANLIKLGFGQILPKEIYFLKKVRDIDGCVKLVDYFIIGEECLILTEYHENSVTLTDFINSHEQLSENRVIHLFEQILSVVSRLKIAGIAHRDLKGCNILVDKNENILVIDFGLATSLDKANRNVCGTRGYLPPEVDFCVAKYRIGPATTWSLGIILGSLLIGREPFDNGRCSYKAKRVIELELRKRNASGLARSLVRRCLQLTRKSRPSVKEILKDPWLNLGTYA, from the coding sequence ATGTCTCTTCATCAACAGAAAATTGTAAATCCTTGGGACTTGGAGTATGCTCTAGAGAACCGAAATGTGATGGATAAAATAGCAGTGACGCCTGATAATACAAGCTCTAAAGTTAACAACAGTGATTTCTTTGCAGTGATTGCGTGCATTTTTGTCTGTGTTTCACTCTTATATCGTATTATTAGGATATCGCTTGATTCGGCTCAGCAAACCAGGAAAATATTCAAAGATATTGAGCCAACAGTTCCTAGATATGAAGCCCAAGTCATTACTGACCAACCAAAGACAGGTTTGTTGAAAGTTGAACATCCTGCTTATTTAAGGGCACTGGTTCATGACAAAGAGAAAGAGCAGTGTTTTCAGCAAAACGCCCCAGAATTCTATATCTTACAGACAGACGCGGAAAAGTTTCATAAACAGTATTCTCTGACTAGTACGGAACTTGGACAAGGTGCTTCTGGAAAAGTATTCTTAGCAACAAGAAACCACGATTTGAAAAAAGTAGCTGTAAAAAGGATAAATTTAAAGCCAGCTAACCTGATCAAATTAGGCTTTGGCCAAATATTACcaaaggaaatatattttttgaaaaaagttagaGATATTGATGGTTGCGTAAAGTTagttgattattttattatcgGGGAGGAATGTTTGATTTTAACAGAATATCATGAGAACTCGGTAACATTGACTGATTTTATTAACAGCCATGAACAGCTGAGCGAAAATAGAGTCATACATCTTTTTGAACAAATATTATCTGTAGTTTCAAGACTGAAAATCGCTGGCATTGCGCATAGAGACTTGAAAGGTTGCAACATTCTTGTCGACaagaatgaaaatatattggttATTGACTTTGGATTAGCTACATCTTTGGATAAGGCAAATAGAAATGTGTGTGGCACTCGTGGTTACCTACCCCCAGAAGTTGACTTCTGTGTAGCCAAATACAGGATAGGACCGGCAACTACTTGGTCTCTAGGAATAATATTGGGATCACTCTTAATTGGCCGAGAACCATTCGATAACGGGCGATGTTCTTATAAAGCTAAACGCGTGATTGAATTGGAATTAAGAAAAAGGAATGCTTCAGGATTGGCTCGTAGTTTAGTCCGCAGGTGTTTGCAACTGACAAGAAAAAGCAGACCAAGCGTAAAAGAAATACTCAAAGATCCTTGGTTGAATTTAGGCACGTATGCCTAG